A segment of the Populus nigra chromosome 12, ddPopNigr1.1, whole genome shotgun sequence genome:
gattgactttgagaatatgccatgttgactttatagtgttataccaatgcaagcttttgagccttcaacattatattctttgattgtgccttctttcaatgatatgtatctttagaacttgcttcatatcttgttgagattacattcatattacatacatacatgaagatgataaaggcattaggaattttaaccatttgagccaaaaagccaacctaaagcatattatccttagtaaaccccttttgagcttgtttatcttttctttgctttatccatgtataagccttaactttatatatgttttccttttcccttggccaaggattagtagagcatataatagtgatatttcatggaattatggttggaaattatgtgaaaagaaagaagaagtgatgtttgatgaaaagatgggcaaagttgccaaaggtaaaaaaaaaaaaaaaaaaaaaaaaagaaaaaagaaaaagaaaaagaaaaaagagttcctttatgttcttaagattttatattgaaaaagcttgaaatcaaaagaagttaagcattggtgattaaagatggaaaatttatgtgcttcgatggaatatcttgtttgaaatatcatttttcagaatgctctactttctttggtttgaacctttttcttttactctcttttacctcacctttaccttagccccattacaaccagaaaataagaccttttgattcatgcattgtttgtaatatgttattaatggagatgagattgaagagcaagcctatagtagaacatattcattgattgaatttgagagatttaaacacataagccctaaacacgtgagtgttggagtgtatatcaatgagaggacctatcactttggcatggcatagatttcatttaaatcccgacgattaattaagttttgaagtttgtatgtaaataaattcatgaaaatttatactctttatccttcttaattgtgttcttgtttataatgcatatattcttggatattgatgggagattagaagattagtcatagtgatttcatttaatttaacttcaatttggttttacctatcctttctcgaggacgagcaagaggtaagtgtgggggtatttgatgcaaccatattattcaatagtttcacccacatttaactagtgttttgcctatgttttatatataaaatgccttgatattctttgttttatgttttgaaggcacttttggatgaaagatgcaaaaaggagtaaattggagataattggcagatttgaccttcagtcgatgttttgtgcagagcgtgagctctagaggttgaaatgaagtgattccagtggaattaaaaaggtaacatccatacctttctggacatctaaggcaagaaaataaaataaggaagagcatggaaatcgcagccttcaaagtcaaatctcgcaatctgccagtgttgacctttggccattccaacttgaatatctggagctacagaagtccaattgatgcaaactcaatttttttggattcatgactcaaagttatataaacgctcaaaattccagccaaaaacgatgtcatatgagggagatatgatttttcaaagatgacatctgaattctgccagcaaacaggtttcgtgaagaaacgagtccaaatgacattccgaagcatttaaaccgatatccaagtttttatttcagcaatttagctcctctaaatcaaagcttgaagatttcatgcaaggctatttctcctttttaggaaaatagttattgaagtacttaaatgtaaacagtctacttaatggaggactattttgtaaaatagagacctagggtttcctaggatataaaaaagaatgagagaagagaaggggagcagcgagccaaggagagaaaaacgcccccttcctctaagaaaccctaaattatgcattctttcttctttttgattagttgttcaacaaacatgcaaggctaaacactttttcttggttgcaaggacacggaaaccttcggatttcaagaactgtgagatttattttaccttttcttttcagtttatatgatgaatatgtttgttctcctatgcttatttttcctatgattgtttattttaattgctagagcggactctaagttattattgtagacaatctattgttaagtttgatatcaaaaccggagttgtggtatatgaacttgtgaagcaactgagtttaataattgtggcggatctacgttattaatcttagggagaacattcaatcaaatcaaacatagactgcggacagttatgttttcttgattaatcaacttatctagttcttaaggctgccattgaattaaattactagtgcggacactgtggttgtttgatggttagggctagttatacggcggatccgttaactaaccaatgttaagaagagataaatattcagaatataaattgatgtttcgtttccatgatcagttctgatttctgtaggtggatgtgtgcttgtgaccaaggtttgttctcttgataattttctgattttattaaatttagtttgatagttttctgttttcttttgctttagcctagataacgtccaaccccccccccccaaattgcatatcatctagcataaaaatctgacttgaatcttcctcgtgggatcgaccccttgcttgctctatactatcttgtgtgttgtgtttgaagctagggtaattaatttgtgcgaccgcgacatcgcaacaaccATTGTGAGATTTCTGCTATTACCTATTTTGCTACTTTGGTTTTGAATTAGTTAAGCAGGATGTAATAGTCTCACGGTAAAATTATTGTAGCGCGCTGTTGcgaatgaaattataaaaaatggaAGAGCATTGGCGAAGAAAGGAGGTTCCCCATTAATGTATGAATGGTATGGTGAGAGGTATTGGGGTGCTGCCCATGGATTGGCAGGTATTATGAATGTTTTATTGGATGTAGAGCTGAAACCTGATGAGTTTGAGGATGTCAAGGGCACCCTTAAATACATGATCAATAACTGTTTTCCCAGCGGCAACTACTCTGCAAGTGAAGAAGATCGCAAGAGGGATGTTCTTGTGCATTGGTGTCATGGAGCACCTGGAATTGCTCTTACACTTGTCAAGGCAGTTAAGGTAAATTTCTCCAGTTATCTAGTTCATTGTAAGCTAATTTAAGCCCCACTGGAGCAAGAACTAGATATTTATGAATGATTCAGATTTTGACCTTTCTCCTTTAGTCATGTTAATGATAGCATTAAATTTGCAAATTCATTGGCAAATGGCAATGGCATTTATTGCATGTGTATGTCTTGATCTCTGAGGTATCCGATATGGCTGAATACATGAAATAAATGTTAAATCTTTGAATTAGATCTTTATTTTTGGTCTGAATCCGAGTAGGTTTTCCAACCGAGTGGAGCCTTAAtttttgttaagaatgttttgtGTAGGAACAGTATACATAGGTTTACTTGAAACTGTAACTTCTGTAGTAGCAAAGCTTATTCCTTCTTTTGATAGCTCTGATCACACATATCAGGCTGGATACTTAAAGACTGAAACTAACTAGATAGCAATATTTTTTCCCAGATCATGTAAAATTATAGGTAGGAGCCCTTTGTCCTTCTGGAAACTACTTTGCCGCAGCTTTTTACAAAATTGAAATGTGCAATGCTCAGGTTTTTGGAGATAAAGAGTTTCTGGAAGCAGCTATAAATGCTGCAGAGGTAGTGTGGAACCGCGGGCTGCTCAAGCGAGTTGGAATTTGCCATGGCATCAGTGGGAATGCGTATGTGTTTCTCTCACTGTACCAGCTAACAGGCAACATAGAGTTCTTATACAAGGCCAAAGCATTTACTTGCTTTCTGCTGGATAGAGCTCACAAACTTATATCGGCCGGAGAGATGCATGGAGGTGATAGCCCCTACTCAATGTTTGAAGGAATGGGAGGTATGGCTTATCTTTTTCTAGATATGATCGACCCATCCAAGGCTAGATTCCCTGCTTATGAACTCTAAAATTTTTCTATGAATATTAGGTCACAGTGGTTGAGTTGAATACTAGGGTAGTTCAGTGCTGTCATTTGAGTTGTATATGAAAATGCAATGATAGAAGTCCACCTTCAGCCTCGACAATCATGCATTATTTTACAGTAGACTATGGTTTTACAAGTGTGGGGTTTGATCTCCCATCAGGCAAAGAGCCACTTTTGCTTTACATAATGGACGGGTGATCAAATGATATTAATAACAGATTCTCGAATTACATATACCAAGTATATATGATCATTTTACTGCAGAAATTTCGCGTTCTGAAATAATGGAAATCACTAGATATCAACCAAATAGAATGGAGCAAAATGTATTTCAGAAATTATTCTAGCAACCACTGAATATATTAGTACTTCTCCTCCTAACAAAATGGAGCAAAATGTTATCTCAGCGCCAAAGAATAGGATTTATATGTTACTTCTTGTTACTGTCTCACAAAAATCTAAGAGCCCAAAATCTGCTTCAAATCACCCTGGCTCAGACACCACATAAACAGCAAAAACCTTCATAGAAGGATGGTGGTGAAGAAGTATACAGATCAATCAAGTCCATGATCACTTGGTACTCTTCAGCTGCTGTTGGTTCAGTTCCAGATTATGAGAATGTAGAGACTCTTTCTATCACTGTCTTAATATCAAAGAATTCGCCCAAAAATCTGCATGAGCTCTACCTGGCTACTGACATTAATTAGAAGAAACAGGCATGATCAGCATTCAATTgagcattttattttcttcctagCGAGCAGGGAAGTCCTAATGATATGACACCTAACACCTTGTAAGGGTGAAGAATAGCTATAACTTGTATGGTTCCCCACACTGCCTTCAGAAACGTTTTTGATAGTGTTATTAAATTGTAAGTAACCCCGTGGCTCTTGGTTTAGGTAAAAGTTGACTTGATGTGATTCGGTTCATCTAACATGTTccatataatttgattaatttgttcaaaacttaattttacttttaaaaaatttcaagctaAAGTTAttataagggttttttttaaaaaaataaattaaacaataatattttggattcatCTGGTCAAATTAAGAAACTCAATCGTGATTTAGGTCACTccatcaagtttaataactttgcttGATGTTGATGCTAGTTGTTTGTAACTCGGTTGTCTTCTTGTTTGTGCTTGTTGCATTAAGATTCTTTTAAGGCAGTTTTTggctatttgtttttctaacgTTCAGAGGAAACAACACTGGGCCTGCAATGATTAACTGAATAAGATATCCAACATGAAGAGGAAACAACATTTTCAATTCAGAAATACCTGTGTCCGAGTGCTCTCCGGAGTGCTTCTGTGTTTGctataaaacaaatgaaatagaTTTATTGTTGGCATTTTCATTCAcatataacaataattttttaagctaTGTTTAATGAACATATTTGAAGTCAAATCTAAAGTGAATCTCGTACACTTTTAAGattaaaactttaatgaaaATTGTTTAATCAAAGTTGGTAATTGTGATAAATAATTCTAGTAATtacaaaaatgatttctttattagttttgatTCTAAAATCAACGataaagagaaggagaagaaagaattTTCTATACTATTTTTTTCCAGATTTTAAACACTCTTTCTTACCTTAGATTTTAGAGTTTTCTTCTCggtttgaaatttgtttttcaatcaaagtttatagCTTACATTTCAGTTTATGCTCAACCGATGTTCACGAAGTCATCTaacaccgtttgggaacgcggtgtaaaccatatttttaatttttttttgttaaaattttatatgttttgaatcattttgatatggtgatatcaaagatgattttttaaaaataaaaaaacattatttgcatgcatttcagcatgaaaagttatttgaaaaacaaccgcaaccataCTGTCAAACATACTACATGATCACACAACTAGTATTGTTGCAAAACATCAAGTATTGAGATGAATCATTAAAACTTTTACAGAACATTGGCCGAATGTGTTTTCTAGATGGCATCGATCTGCACTCAACCATCCAACAAAAGGTTCCTGAGGAAATACACCACATGAAGACGATTCATTTACACACCCCAACAACTCCTTAGAGACATCGAAGCTGTCTAATTATTAGGACGGGCGGACAAGATTTACTCACGCTAGAGTACTTACATGCAGAATCaagatcaaaaaacaaaaacctaaaagaaaaaaagattttcttaatataatatcagatttgaagaaaattaaaaattatgagtATATATACTTCTTAGAAGAGTTTGAGCACAAAAGATAAGataaaaactcattaataaaaaactatcattCCTACTATTACAATGGTTAACTTCTAcgttgaaaaatatttggaaaataACTAATTTGATGTCTCTGTTTCGCTGTAGGgctgtattattttaattaaattatgggAGGTTTTTATGGGTGTGAAGCAtgtattctaattttatttatttaattaaattatttcatcaattCAAGTCATCCTATTATTCAATATAATCCCATTTTTAGGATCTCGAAAAACGTTTTGCATAATAAAACGAAAATTGTCTTGGTGTAATCACCATCTCCTCCCTAGCAACTCGTGGCTCAGTTTCAATTCGAGAGGATACATTAATgttaagggtttttttctttttcatcactTTCTTAGAGGATTGTGTTTGTTCAGTACTGTTAAGGAACAAATTAATGTATAAGTAACAAAAGTGTGTTTTGTTGGGTGGACGAAGAcagacaaaataaatttatcatatttttgaACAAATTAATGTATAAGTAACATCATGTATCAAAGATCCAAGTTCAAGAAAAGCTCAAATGAGTCACATGatgttttcaacaaaaaatagtAATAGCTTTTAATATTATGAGGGCATTTTATAATTGAACTGGACTGAAATTTTATGAGGGAGGGCATGCATTTTATAAGCTCATCTCCATATGAAGAGATTAGCATGTTAGTTCCCGTTAAGGTCGGGATAATGTTTAAATTGGATCTAGAAAAAgctatttcaatttatttttttaattatttttgaatttttttaatcaagttttatttaCTAGGTTAGTTTTAGCtcatttttaaacaattttgtaCATTGTTTTATATCAGATTAAAAGAGATTAACAAAG
Coding sequences within it:
- the LOC133669384 gene encoding lanC-like protein GCL2, whose amino-acid sequence is MYEWYGERYWGAAHGLAGIMNVLLDVELKPDEFEDVKGTLKYMINNCFPSGNYSASEEDRKRDVLVHWCHGAPGIALTLVKAVKVFGDKEFLEAAINAAEVVWNRGLLKRVGICHGISGNAYVFLSLYQLTGNIEFLYKAKAFTCFLLDRAHKLISAGEMHGGDSPYSMFEGMGGMAYLFLDMIDPSKARFPAYEL